The genomic region TTTGATGGTAAACTGACTTATTATGTGAGTTATTAGCCAAACCAGATGCCTTATGAATTTCTGAGGGCCTTTGGTATCCTGTGGACACATGTACAGTTTGTAGGAGAATCTCACCATCGCTACGATTGGTCCAGAGCTCATGTAGCTCATCAGTCCCTTGAAGAAAGGCTTACTCCTCAGCTCCCAGTAGTGTTCCCTCAGAAGATCCTCAGATGCCtggaacacaaaacaaacaaatacatcatTCATTTAGTATATTAGCCTTGATAATCTATTTGGAAATACATGACTCTCGAGGAATAAAATGCCCCAGAATACCTGCATAAGTTTGAGGCCCACCAGTTTGAACCCTTTCTTCTCAAAGCGACGGATGATTTCTCCCACCAGTCTCCGCTGCACGCCATCTGGTTTCACGGCAATGAAGGTGCGCTCATTCACACCGGTCCAGCCTAGGGACAAGCGATAATACACCAAAGATTAAGTGTTTAAAGTAAACAACAACGGTCACCACACACAACCTAGAGCAGCCTGTGTGCACCTTGACTGGAGAAAGCAGCATCTTTCATTTAAGAGATAGTGGCAAAGAAAAACGCTGACACAACTGATTTGTGCATGGTTGATGAGAACTAGTATGACAGCTGTGTTCACTTTTGCAGAGTACATTTGTAAGTGTTTAATCCAGTAGTTCTCAACCAGGGGTCTTTGAGGGAGTTCCAGGGGGTCCCCAGAAAAATGGGGATAtgtttattttcactatttaattCACTATAGAATTGAGCCAATTGAGCCACAGGTTTATGCTAACTTATACTTCCTtgcctcctctttcctcttttGACTCAGAAATCATTCCTCCTCCGCCACCATGGAGGATCTTCCAGTCACTGTGGGTGCGCTctgaatcacatactttttctttttacttttagtaggtactgcagctgcccttaaaaactatgtactgttgcatgcagtatgtacacaatcaggacatactACTTTCTCTTATCATCACTGAACTTTGCCCgtcttgcttttatatctgttacCTTGAAGATAAACAAACACCACTTACCAAGTTCGCCAGAGATGGAGATCAGCCCGGAGAGTTCTGCTATTACTTTGCAATGtgtgtagtttaactttaaagttacaactgcacagattgtagattctaacattatatttgtaacagtgaaattacatctgcatttCTGCTGGCTTacatactgcaaaatcagaccagatgtagtagaacatcctggtatttttggcacactgtatttcacatatacatatacatgtattgtgacatactaaatctttttctggcatacaaTATAGTGTGGTAAtgtgggtattggaacgcacagtatatatatatggtggttagcactgtcgcctcacagcaagagggttcccggttcaatcccgggtgggggagcccttctgtgcggagtctgcatgttctccctgtgtcagcgtgggttctctttgggtactccagcttcctcccacagtccaaagacatgcagattagggATAGGTTAactgatgactctaaattgtccgtaggtgtgaatgtgagcgtgaatgtttgtctgtctctatgtgtcagtactgcgatagtctggtgacctgtccagggtgtaccccgcctctcgcccaatgtcagctgggataggctccagccccccgtgaccctcaagaggttAAGTGGTTAGaaattggatggatggatggatggatggatggaaggtcTATCCTACATGTCTCTTCCTCACATCACTTTCACACATCCTCGCTGGGAGGAGCGAAGATGTGAGTGAGGGAAGCAAGGACACACGTTCGCATAATGACGATCACTCTAAGAGTGACTATTCTGATCACAGGTTTCACGTCCTCCAcagttatctcctcaactgtagGTGACAACTATAGAAGTCTGGTCTTAACCATGTCTAATGACCAGAATCTTTTCAGGACAATTTTCAGGAGGTCCCTGAAGCAAAATCTTATCAAATAAGGGTCCGTGGAGACAGGAGGCTAAAATGGGCCGAACACATCCCAGCTCATGTTGGAGAAACTGCGGAACATGCACTGCCAATCACATCCATATATTTGATGCCCTTAACAAGGTTTTTCAACAAGATATTTCACAAGATCCTACAGTAGTATTACTGGGTGTTATTCCTGCAAGTCAGAAAGTGAGGGATAAGAAACTACTCTTACATATATTACTTAAAGCAGCCTTGACGTGTATAGCCATCAGATGTACTTTATTTGTGTGATTATAATGTGGAGTGGACAATTATTAGTATTacttttcattccttttttaaaattgcATTTTTCTTTCTATTAAAAATTTGCCTTTTCTAATCAATGGGTCAAGATGTCAGCATTGATGTCTGTGCTGTTTTCTTTTATGTTCAGGTAATTTCTGATGTGTATAGCTGTGTTATAcagctgggaaaaaaatgaaatgtgtgcACTTTATTGTTGCTgatgaaaactaaataaaaaattaagttctaaaaataaaacaaaaaaagagggtCCATGACCAAATTTGAATCAATTTAGTGGTTCCTGACACAAAAGTTTGCGAAGCACTGGTCTAATTCTTGTTTGCAGACAGTCAGTAGGCGTTTCTCAATACCAAGTACGCCAAGTTCGGACTTGCGCACTTGGGAGTTCGGACTTGGCAAGTTCGATTCGGGAGTACAAACTCCCAAGGATGGCTGCCATTGCCGCTGGTCTATGAGAAATGTCTACACAAGTCACCTCCCGATGCATCCCCGATGGAACGGGCAGAGCAAGTTCACATCCGGGCATTTGGACTGTACTTGGCTGGATGTGAACTCtgaattggaacagtacttgggctgCGACTGATGATGTTTCAGAAGTCCGCAAGAACACAAGTACAGGCAAGAACGCAGATTGAGAAACGCCTAGTGTCACACACAGTTAATTTTGCTTGCAGATAGGATACACACATAAAAACCCTCCCATGCAGCAGTGCCCACACAGGTTTAAATTTCACAAACCTACATGCGTCCCCACAAATGCTGTTATTTGTTAGTTTAAAGAGCCACTGTTGGGTTCACAAGTATCACTATTAGGCCTCCTCACCCCTGCTTGTATAacctcagacacacaaacagggaACATGCCTGAACCCTGCACTTTGACAACAGGTTCTGCAACAAACCTCTTAACCACAGCAGACTCAGTCTCCGTTATTTATGCCTGTGTCTCACCAGATTCTCCAATCCGTGCATGTTTAACCACCAAATCTTCAAGTTCATGTAGATCTTGGTGTGATCTTTTCCTCGGCCTCATTGCTCCCCCTGCAGCAGCCTGTTGGCTCTCACAGGCTCCACATGAATCCCAGCGCCACCAATGGCAGCGCAATTACACACAGGAGCTATTAATAGGATGATGAATCAACTTTTTA from Epinephelus lanceolatus isolate andai-2023 chromosome 18, ASM4190304v1, whole genome shotgun sequence harbors:
- the nme3 gene encoding nucleoside diphosphate kinase 3 isoform X1: MRPRKRSHQDLHELEDLVVKHARIGESGWTGVNERTFIAVKPDGVQRRLVGEIIRRFEKKGFKLVGLKLMQASEDLLREHYWELRSKPFFKGLMSYMSSGPIVAMVWEGLDVVKTARKMLGETNPADSLPGTIRGDYCVEVGRNVIHGSDSVVSAQKEISLWFRQSELQCWEDSSSKWIY